In the genome of Streptomyces sp. NBC_00190, one region contains:
- a CDS encoding IS1182 family transposase produces the protein MWATCRELIPVGSVFAFLAEHRGQLSPAVMFEDMYPSANGRPSMPPQVLAAAITLQALHGMSDFETVQELRCDLRWKAACGLGLHDMAFDPSLLAYFRRRLARSARPNRVFEAVREVVKATGVLKGKHRRALDSTVLDDAVATQDTVTQLISAVRAVIREVPGAGPVAAVQCTAHDYGDPGKPRIAWNDQQARADLVDALVGDALRLLGHLPEQELGEKAANAAGLLALVAGQDVEPAQESDGRDGRWRITRGTAPDRVVSTIDPEARHIHKNRTRHQEGFRAHAVFEPEAGLFTEVALTAGSGADNHEAAVAPDLLADEDQELTVLGDTAYGTGDLRQSLEADGHTLVIKPPPLRQAVPGGFSTDDFQADTQAGTVTCPAGHTKPLGRPLAGGNRQAQFKKLCLDCPLRDRCTRSKTGRVFSVHPQHDLLKAARDQAATSQEWQDEYRRWRPPVERAIAWLVARGNRRVPYRGVLKNNTWLHNRAAALNLRRLINLGLTHTGTTWALTPATT, from the coding sequence GTGTGGGCTACGTGCCGGGAGTTAATCCCGGTCGGGAGCGTGTTCGCGTTCCTGGCCGAGCACCGTGGGCAGCTATCTCCCGCGGTGATGTTCGAGGACATGTATCCGTCGGCGAACGGCCGTCCGTCAATGCCTCCGCAGGTTCTGGCCGCGGCGATCACTTTGCAGGCCCTGCATGGGATGTCGGACTTCGAGACGGTCCAGGAATTACGCTGTGACCTGCGGTGGAAGGCCGCGTGTGGGCTCGGCTTGCACGATATGGCGTTCGATCCTTCGCTGCTGGCCTACTTCCGCCGCCGCCTGGCCCGCTCGGCCCGCCCGAACCGGGTCTTCGAGGCGGTGCGCGAGGTCGTGAAGGCCACCGGCGTGCTGAAGGGAAAGCACCGGCGGGCACTGGACTCCACCGTCCTCGACGATGCGGTGGCCACCCAGGACACCGTCACCCAGCTGATTTCCGCCGTGCGGGCAGTGATCCGTGAGGTCCCCGGCGCCGGACCTGTCGCGGCCGTGCAGTGCACCGCCCACGACTACGGCGACCCGGGCAAACCGAGGATCGCCTGGAACGACCAGCAGGCCAGGGCGGATCTGGTGGACGCCCTCGTCGGTGACGCGCTGCGGCTGCTGGGCCACCTGCCCGAACAAGAACTCGGCGAGAAGGCCGCGAACGCGGCCGGCCTGCTGGCCCTGGTCGCAGGCCAGGACGTCGAACCGGCCCAGGAGTCCGACGGCCGTGACGGACGCTGGCGCATCACCCGGGGGACCGCACCCGACCGCGTGGTGTCCACGATTGATCCCGAGGCCCGGCACATCCACAAGAACCGAACCCGCCATCAGGAGGGCTTCCGTGCGCATGCCGTGTTCGAGCCCGAGGCGGGACTGTTCACCGAGGTCGCTCTCACCGCCGGCAGCGGAGCCGACAACCACGAGGCCGCCGTCGCCCCAGACCTCCTCGCCGACGAGGACCAGGAACTGACCGTCCTCGGCGACACGGCCTACGGCACCGGCGACCTCCGCCAGAGCCTCGAAGCCGACGGCCACACCCTGGTGATCAAGCCGCCGCCACTGCGGCAGGCAGTCCCCGGCGGATTCAGCACGGACGATTTCCAGGCCGATACCCAGGCCGGGACCGTCACCTGCCCGGCCGGCCACACCAAGCCCCTCGGCCGCCCCCTCGCAGGAGGCAACCGCCAGGCCCAGTTCAAGAAGCTCTGCCTCGATTGCCCTTTGCGCGACCGCTGCACCAGGTCCAAGACCGGACGCGTCTTCAGTGTCCATCCCCAGCACGACCTCCTCAAAGCCGCCCGGGACCAGGCCGCCACCAGCCAGGAATGGCAGGACGAATACCGCCGCTGGCGACCACCCGTCGAACGCGCCATCGCCTGGCTCGTCGCCAGAGGCAACCGCCGCGTCCCCTACCGCGGCGTCCTCAAGAACAACACCTGGCTCCACAATCGGGCAGCCGCCCTAAACCTCCGCCGCCTCATCAACCTCGGACTCACCCACACCGGCACCACCTGGGCCCTCACCCCCGCCACCACATAG
- a CDS encoding CobW family GTP-binding protein → MNSRQPIPVVVLAGFLGSGKTTVLNHLLAHRGGTRIGVVVNDFGSIEVDAMSVAGQLGDSMVSLGGGCLCCAVDGSELDAYLEKLAAPVHRIDVIVIEASGLAEPQEMVRMLVANENPGVRYGGMVEVVDAAEFDATRTRHPETDRHLAVADLVVLNKTDRVDAAERARIEKELAALCAPGIPVVGADHGRIDPELLFDRRPWTETRGQLSFEDLLAEAEDHGDDHEVGHEVGQGHSGHAHAAYESVEFVSEQALSPRRFIDFLDRRPAGLYRIKGFVYFGVPGHQERYEVHAVGRFLRFAPQPWGRGEARLTQLVLIGSGTDGPGLLSELEACREPAPHEARPESMWGVLRYVARPADPEAEAPEAVL, encoded by the coding sequence GTGAACAGCAGGCAGCCCATCCCCGTCGTCGTCCTCGCCGGATTCCTCGGATCCGGCAAGACCACCGTCCTCAACCACCTCCTCGCCCACCGCGGGGGCACCCGGATCGGAGTCGTCGTCAACGACTTCGGTTCGATCGAGGTCGACGCCATGTCGGTGGCCGGCCAGCTCGGCGACTCGATGGTCTCCCTCGGCGGCGGCTGCCTGTGCTGCGCCGTCGACGGCAGCGAGCTCGACGCGTACCTGGAGAAGCTCGCCGCGCCCGTCCACCGCATCGACGTGATCGTCATCGAGGCGAGCGGGCTGGCCGAGCCCCAGGAGATGGTCCGGATGCTCGTGGCCAACGAGAATCCGGGCGTCCGCTACGGAGGCATGGTCGAGGTCGTGGACGCGGCGGAGTTCGACGCGACCCGGACCCGGCACCCGGAGACCGACCGCCACCTCGCCGTCGCGGACCTGGTCGTGCTCAACAAGACCGACCGGGTGGACGCCGCCGAGCGGGCCCGGATCGAGAAGGAGCTCGCCGCGCTCTGCGCCCCCGGCATTCCGGTCGTGGGCGCCGACCACGGGCGGATCGACCCGGAACTGCTCTTCGACCGGCGGCCCTGGACCGAGACCCGCGGGCAGCTCTCCTTCGAGGACCTGCTCGCGGAAGCCGAGGACCACGGTGACGACCACGAAGTCGGCCACGAAGTCGGTCAGGGCCACAGCGGCCACGCGCACGCGGCGTACGAAAGCGTCGAGTTCGTCTCCGAGCAGGCTCTGTCACCGCGCCGGTTCATCGACTTCCTCGACCGCCGCCCCGCCGGGCTCTACCGGATCAAGGGCTTCGTCTACTTCGGCGTGCCCGGGCACCAGGAGCGGTACGAGGTCCACGCGGTCGGCCGCTTCCTCCGCTTCGCCCCGCAGCCCTGGGGGCGGGGCGAGGCACGCCTGACGCAGCTGGTCCTGATCGGCTCCGGCACCGACGGGCCGGGCCTGCTGAGCGAACTGGAGGCCTGCCGCGAACCGGCCCCGCACGAGGCGCGCCCCGAGAGCATGTGGGGCGTACTGCGGTACGTGGCCAGGCCCGCGGACCCGGAGGCCGAGGCCCCCGAAGCCGTTCTCTAG
- a CDS encoding restriction endonuclease, whose product MSRRSGGVIGDWAEAQRRIQQTQLIQQREAERRRRQQQAADRQYREAEARRRTEHIEAEVAALQSLLATGCRAPAFRMAELVRSERLEPFDPGTLAHPVPMPQLIQFQQSSGWTLGSNRRVQAEREAHARYTQAWQAANAAEAQRQRQLAAYRQQYDVWAAEQLAGIRAHNSGLSELGGRLRAGDAEAVVEYFSAALYASTAWPEALPRQVTAAYDPGARQLVLDWELPPYAVVPENKSVRYMPSTGQDKETARPATQRRALYRDLLAQCVLLVVRELYAADEFGALDSVVVNGFVDDHDPVTGREAQIVLATVPVARPAFEGLRLEQVSAVDCLVEGLRGQLSARPDQLTAVRPGRRPDEVGGGVVSHGGHAGGDEDEPDLFSMDPIAFENLVAELFRAMGMEAVTTQRSGDGGVDVEALDPAPIRGGRIVVQVKRYRNTVPPTAVRDLYGTVQDKGANKGVLVTTASFGPGSYTFANGKPLELVPGDKLVELLHQYGLRGRLGDGATAGVPTRRTPEPAPSADHNVLGMSWTGSVALDVCALVCTGNRVLSEDHFVFFNNPRTPDGSVRTRAHAAPDKAALEVAFEALPQAADRLVLVAAIDPEADPHADLAGFTEARIRLLDAAGAEAGQLEVSDGRAGETALVLGSFRRRANGDWDFVIGGKGYRGGLEDLLREYGVEVA is encoded by the coding sequence ATGAGTCGTCGCTCGGGCGGAGTGATCGGGGACTGGGCGGAGGCTCAGCGCCGGATACAGCAGACGCAGTTGATCCAGCAGCGCGAGGCGGAGCGCCGGCGGCGCCAACAGCAGGCCGCCGACCGGCAGTACCGCGAGGCCGAGGCCCGACGGCGTACGGAACACATCGAGGCGGAAGTCGCCGCCCTGCAGAGCCTGCTGGCCACGGGGTGCCGGGCGCCGGCGTTCCGGATGGCCGAGCTGGTCCGGTCCGAGCGGCTCGAACCTTTCGACCCGGGCACCCTGGCGCACCCCGTGCCGATGCCGCAGCTGATCCAGTTCCAGCAGAGCTCAGGCTGGACACTCGGCTCGAACCGGCGGGTGCAGGCCGAGCGCGAAGCGCACGCCCGGTACACGCAGGCCTGGCAGGCCGCGAACGCGGCGGAGGCCCAGCGGCAGCGCCAGTTGGCGGCGTACCGGCAGCAGTACGACGTCTGGGCCGCGGAGCAGCTGGCCGGGATCCGCGCGCACAACAGCGGGCTGAGCGAGCTCGGCGGGAGGCTGCGCGCGGGCGACGCCGAGGCCGTGGTGGAGTACTTCTCGGCCGCCCTGTACGCCTCGACGGCCTGGCCCGAGGCGCTGCCGAGGCAGGTGACGGCAGCGTACGACCCTGGTGCTCGCCAGTTGGTGCTGGACTGGGAGCTGCCGCCGTACGCGGTGGTGCCGGAGAACAAGTCGGTGCGGTACATGCCGAGTACGGGCCAGGACAAGGAAACGGCCCGCCCGGCCACGCAGCGGCGGGCGCTGTACCGGGACCTGCTGGCGCAGTGCGTGCTGCTGGTGGTGCGTGAACTCTACGCCGCGGACGAGTTCGGGGCGCTGGACTCGGTGGTCGTCAACGGTTTCGTGGACGACCACGATCCGGTGACGGGTCGCGAGGCACAGATCGTCCTCGCCACGGTGCCGGTGGCCCGGCCCGCCTTCGAGGGCCTGCGGCTGGAGCAGGTCAGCGCGGTGGACTGCCTGGTGGAGGGCTTGCGCGGGCAGCTGTCGGCGCGGCCCGACCAGCTGACCGCGGTACGCCCCGGGCGCAGGCCCGACGAGGTCGGCGGCGGCGTCGTCAGCCACGGCGGGCACGCGGGCGGCGACGAGGACGAGCCCGATCTCTTCTCGATGGACCCGATCGCCTTCGAGAACCTGGTCGCCGAGCTCTTCCGGGCGATGGGCATGGAAGCGGTGACCACCCAGCGGTCGGGCGACGGCGGGGTGGACGTCGAGGCGCTGGACCCGGCCCCGATCCGGGGCGGACGGATCGTGGTGCAGGTCAAGCGCTACCGCAACACCGTGCCGCCGACGGCGGTACGGGACCTGTACGGGACGGTCCAGGACAAGGGGGCGAACAAGGGGGTGCTGGTCACCACCGCGTCCTTCGGGCCGGGGTCGTACACCTTTGCCAACGGCAAGCCCCTGGAGTTGGTTCCCGGCGACAAGCTCGTGGAGCTGCTTCACCAGTACGGGTTGCGGGGGCGTCTGGGAGACGGTGCCACCGCGGGCGTCCCGACGCGGCGAACGCCCGAGCCCGCCCCTTCGGCGGACCACAACGTGCTGGGCATGTCCTGGACGGGCTCGGTCGCGCTCGACGTGTGCGCGCTGGTCTGCACGGGCAACCGGGTGCTGAGCGAGGACCACTTCGTCTTCTTCAACAATCCGCGGACACCCGACGGTTCGGTACGGACCCGCGCCCACGCGGCGCCCGACAAGGCGGCGCTGGAGGTCGCCTTCGAGGCGCTTCCGCAGGCGGCCGACCGCCTGGTCCTGGTGGCCGCGATCGACCCGGAGGCCGATCCGCACGCCGACCTGGCCGGTTTCACCGAGGCCCGGATCCGGCTCCTGGACGCGGCCGGTGCGGAGGCCGGGCAGCTGGAGGTCTCCGACGGCCGGGCCGGCGAGACCGCGCTGGTGCTCGGGTCCTTCCGGCGCCGGGCGAACGGTGACTGGGACTTCGTGATCGGCGGCAAGGGCTACCGGGGCGGGCTGGAGGACCTGCTGCGGGAGTACGGCGTGGAGGTCGCCTAG